One genomic region from Antedon mediterranea chromosome 3, ecAntMedi1.1, whole genome shotgun sequence encodes:
- the LOC140045286 gene encoding ubiA prenyltransferase domain-containing protein 1-like, whose translation MAGRETYADEKKNGYSSPSANNSKDNDGKPRARPSRPTNSNVVAVSSYILALRPWSFSASLTPVFLGSALAYKVTDLWNLHQGFLACMAVLSVHGAGNLVNTYCDFRKGIDSKRSDDRTLVDGILKPNNVATFGAILYAVGCLCLAILVMISPAKLEQIALVFFCGLSGSFLYTGGIGFKYVALGDVIILITFGPLAVMFTFLVQVGHFSLAPLLYAVPLALNTEAILHSNNTRDMNLDKKSKVVTIAILLGRTGSYVLYVLLLFVPYLMFAVLAFNFSKSFFLPLLTLPMAFKLEKDFRRNVLKEMPQRTSKLNLAFGLLYVASVMFSGTLPGIE comes from the coding sequence aTGGCGGGGCGAGAAACATATGCCGATGAAAAGAAAAATGGGTATTCTTCACCGTCTGCAAACAATTCAAAAGACAATGACGGCaagcctagggctaggcctagtaggccaaCCAACTCCAACGTTGTCGCAGTAAGCAGTTACATTCTCGCTTTACGACCGTGGTCGTTTAGTGCTTCGCTGACGCCTGTATTTTTAGGGAGTGCCTTGGCCTATAAGGTAACAGATCTATGGAATCTTCATCAGGGATTTTTAGCATGCATGGCTGTTCTTTCAGTTCACGGTGCTGGAAATTTAGTGAACACTTActgtgattttagaaaaggaattGACAGTAAACGTAGTGATGATCGAACGCTGGTTGATGGGATTTTAAAACCGAACAATGTTGCTACATTTGGAGCAATTTTATACGCTGTTGGATGTTTGTGTCTTGCGATTCTAGTCATGATATCGCCTGCTAAATTAGAACAGATTGCGCTTGTGTTTTTCTGCGGACTCTCTGGATCGTTTTTGTACACAGGTGGCATCGGTTTTAAATATGTAGCTCTAGGCGATgtcattattttaataacattcGGTCCGCTTGCTGTTATGTTCACGTTCCTTGTTCAAGTCGGGCACTTCTCACTTGCGCCTTTACTTTATGCTGTACCGCTGGCGCTGAACACAGAGGCAATATTGCATAGCAATAACACTAGAGATATGAACCTAGATAAGAAATCAAAAGTGGTAACCATAGCTATTCTTCTTGGCCGTACAGGTTCTTACGTCTTGTACGTTCTGCTCCTGTTTGTTCCATATTTGATGTTCGCTGTGTTGGCATTCAACTTCTCAAAGAGTTTCTTCCTTCCACTTCTAACTTTACCAATGGCGTTTAAACTTGAAAAGGATTTTCGAAGGAATGTTTTGAAAGAAATGCCACAAAGGACTTCGAAGTTAAATTTAGCTTTTGGATTACTTTACGTGGCTAGCGTCATGTTCAGTGGGACATTGCCGGGCATTGAGTAG